The nucleotide sequence cgacgactgaattagttggcgaCTAAATTGGTAATAGATGAAGtggattagttgttgcacccctaataGGAAGTTACATCTGTATCTATAATAAAGAAATAATCCAAAACGATAATCCATTTATTTGTTCCATCGCAGCACACATCTCTCCTTCAACTTGTTTAGCGTTCCCCGTCCAGCCGCTTCCCCTTAAACACACATAATACAGCAAATAGGAGACCGACGGGTTTCAACAAATATATTCGGGGGCGTAAACAACTAAGGTGAGTAGATAAATATTCAACAAATAATATCCGTAGGCCATGTATACTAATAAAACATGTTAAAcaattcaaataaaaagtgaaatGGCTCCGACAACGCCTACACCCTTATGAAGAACAACGCTCATTTATAAGAGTCCTTGTGGCTTTCGCGGTGACAAACACTGACAATGCAAAGGTGCGTAACTCTATTCCCAAACCACAACTGGGATTATCTGCTAAGCATCTCCTCATGATAATAGCAGCTGTTATTATGCCGTGTGGGTAAAGTCCGTGAGTAAACATGTAATTAGCACCTTAGGACGGCACTGACAACACTCATTACATGgtgagtgtgggtgtgtgtcagagtgtgtgtgtcacctcCGCCTCTTCGGGGAAAAAAGCCTCAGAGAGCTTGGGGTTGCGACTCCCCACCACCACCTGGTATCCGGAGGACACCAGCCTCCTGGCCAGCGAGCGGGAGAAGTCGCCCGTTCCAATGATGCCGATCACCGGAGAGTCAGACATGGAGGCTTCCAGATGTCTCGAGCCTCCTGCTTCACCTCTGTCGCGGATTAAAGGCCTCGCCATGTCATCAGGCATCATGCGCTGATGAATCTGTGGAGAGGACACATGGAGATGGTTCATTTAGACTCAGGTGACCTCGACTGGATGCACAGTCAGACATAGAAAGGAGGATAAAACACTTTCCATTAGGCTTTAAGATGTTGATTGTAAGGTCTAAAAAAAGGCTGTTttgaatggtgtacttttcctccactacgtGTATTGAATACTTTTAGTTTtcttacagatgtggatgaatgatgtgaaatctaatcaagtgttaaatcaaacattagttccacctggagtgaatccaccagctaccctgcagtctacaaagtacttcagactagctgcaccttcaccagctttgagaacactttcatgatcaatcattataaaacatatcatatatattattctgaaatggaccaatctgcacaatgactactttcactgtctttcactatattttgatgagaatacttttctactttcacttgaggaacattttgaatgcaggacttttactgaaacaaagtattcctacactctggtacttctacttttactcaagtacaagatctgagtacttctacttttactcaagaacaagatctgagttcttctacttttactcaagtacaagatctgagtacttctacttgtactcaagtacaagctctacttcttccacctctgattataatatcaaaacattactagCAAGCCTGCCATAAATGCAAAACTTAATCCACGAACTCCACTGTTTTGAAGATACAAAAGTCGTTAACATACATAACAAGCAGTCGAAATAATTAGTAAAAACGTCctttttttattcaaatactgCTTTGGTTATAATGCAAATGTATGCCGAATTAACCAGACAACCTAAATTATTCTGAAACAGTTGCAAGAAATGTTATAGGACGCATTAAAGCCAATAAGAAATTAAATTGCTTGAAATGTAAATAGGCTTTCACAACAAAACCGAAGTGGCTTGTTGCCCTTGACTGAACTCGTGGACACTTTAAAGTTCCTCTCTCTAACAAACCAAGCAACACAGGCACATATAAGCGAACATTCGAATAAATAAGTGGTTTAAATAGTTTAAGTCAGTCTTTGTTAGTAGTTAAAGCGGTATTTTGTACCTACTTTCAGGTACTTGCTCACCCTCTCCTCCGCTCTGCGCAAACTGAGCGGTTCTTCCTGATACGGTGACGCAGCAGcagaagccccgccccctccacgCCCCCATGTGTGAGCAGAAGATAACATTGAGTGAGCTGCCTGCACACATGTACCAACACAATACATATGATACGAAATCCTCCCAGAAGACGCATAATAGACCGTTAACATTACAATAAAAATGCTGCACTTTTTAATATGGTGtttaaaaaagtgctttacaagaaTGGGGAAAAAGCAGGAATATAAAATGAGATTTGAAGCATGCATGACCCTTTCTCTTGCTTTCCCCCCATCTTCTAAGGAGGGTTgtactgtatatataatatatactgaCTGATAAAAATCTATATGATGTCTTTACACACTCTTCAATTTACTGCAGAATATGAACATTTGTATACGTTCACACATTTCGGCCAAATACTACTTTAAAACTGTAGCTAGTCCACTTCAAATTCAGATGTATTGTTCATACTTGTTTCCCCTTTATTTgtaatatttttatatatatttggttTGTAAATCTTTGTTTCTTGTACACATTTTCCTTACTTTTCTCTATATATCAATTGTATCCTATACTGTGTTAATATAGCTTAATATAATGGTGGATAGCTTTTGGACTGTACCACAAGTACAATCTATATTAAATATGcccttgagaaaaataaatggcaCACCAAAAAACAGACGGGCATAATAGAGaagagtagagacactaaataataTGCATTAGGTCTAAATAGAGGCAGACTTTTAATAGTAGTCTCTCGCTTGACTCCATCTGCTGCTGTCAGTGTATTTGATTAACTGGCCCTGGGATTAGGAGAGAAAAGCCAAAGCAAAATTGTGTTAAAAAAGAAACGTCTGACCGCAGGTTACACACTGTCAACATGACTTCATCACGTCTGCCTTTGCCACTTGCAAAAGGTTGAAGCCCTCAGGCTCACAGCGCTGCATCAGTGTCACCCACTaacagacacacgcacacacacagacacacacagacacacacacacacacacacacacacacacacacacacacacacacacacacacacacacacacacacacacacacagagcatgcACGCCACCCTCTCTTCTAGTCTCTAGGCTATGGCCTCGTGTTTGCGCTTCCGGTCACATTCCTTGACATAGATATATGATTTTAAGATTTCTTATTCATAGGTATTGATTACAGTCTTCTGGTGTGGAACTGGTAACCCCTTACTCTTACACGTCAAATCAATTAAAGTTATTCTAACCATAGGGGACAGACTCTCCCTAAAGCCACCCTGCTAACAGAGGGCTACAGTGAAGTGCTAGAATAGcaagggttccctcgacaaaatgCAATAGAAAATGAGCTCTGTGTACTTATATGGTTTGTTCGGCAGGATTATGTTCACATATTTACACTTTGATCATTTTTAAAACCTAAATGCAAAAGTATAAAGCTAATGTTAGGCTTCAAAGGGACAACATCACGTTCACATGAATGTATGTCaccacagctaagctaaaggtggctaatgttcgcCCTGATGACATTTAGTCGTCTCTTTCAACCGTGACATAATTTCTATTGTGAACCAAATGTGAGAATATCTTGaagcacagaccttatttcaggcatctcaccaaaaacatgtttaaaaaagCAACTGGaagaagtggtaaaatgctaactcgttGTCATTGTCGCCATtgctaatatttaaaagaaaaatagcAAACGGCAGGGTTTCGTAACCTTTCCTTGCCTTTAATGCTGTTCCCCGTTTCATAATAACATGACCACAGCGATTAGAGAGCGGCCAGGGAAAGGCACGGTCATAAACGGTTAGCCTGAGGTGGACGAACTCAGCCACGTTGGCCTCTGACGGGCTTCACTGTCAACATGTGACATGGAGGAAGACAGTCTGTGGATTCCGGAGCCGAGGTGTCTTCACCAGAGATTAGGGACACATGTTGGGACAGGAGCTGATGCTGCAAGTTTACCGCTGCATTGTTGTGGCTCAGTGGGGGTTTCCCACATACTCAGTGCGTAGAgggctggacttcgaatcagggcaagttcgagtcccactgcagtcagcatgtcgttcacCCCGCATTGCCCACAGCACTGAATgtatgttagtcgctttggataaaagcgtctaacgaatgacatgtgatgtaacATACAACAGCTACAGTACTTGCCCGTCTATGCCTCAACACTATGGTACTCTAAAAAAGAGGATAGCTGCATGATGGAAGCCGTTTCTTGTGAATCCCTCAAGCTTAACGGGGCGATTTGAATCCAGCATGTGTGGCCGAAACACTACTTCAAAGAGAGACAAAGACTGAATGCATTACATGGCTTTTGCAGAAACGGTATTAAAAAAAAGACTGACTCCAAGGCAAGCTTCTGTCTGCCATTTTTACACAAAAACACCCTGAAAAACagtctttgtgtttcagtgattcccTGATTCCAGGTGTAATATGAATGTGTCTCACTGTGTGATATGACACAGCAGTCCTTTAGCATGCAGCGTGATGAGCAGCCGTAGCGCTGCAGGGCAGGATAGTCTGAGCAGCGGCAGTGCATAATGCGGACAGTGTGTCGTGCATGGCTCACTATCGCCTACAGATACGGTTCACTGTACTAATCCCGAGTAAAGGTCGTTACTGCAGTCATGGAGCACAGTTCTTCCTGCATACTTATTCTTAGGGCTTTGCAGCCAAGTGTCATTTCAGTGGATGAAAATGCATCTTTGTCTTTACATTTCAACCTCGATTTCGTTTTAGCCCGAGCTCTCATGACTCGGCGTGCTCTTGCTCACCTTCAGACGTGAGCCGCCCAGCAGGAGTCATGTTCTGGGGGTTAAAGCTGAGCTGAGCACGAGTTGAAATTGCTTCGGGGGGGCTTGGCTTCTGCACTGTGACTGTAGGGCTTCGGCTAAGCCTCGTCTCTGGCCTCTGAAGGTTTCTCAACATCGCCTTGAGCTCTAAAGCCTCTGTCGTGGATGTGAGGCCTTCGCTCCAATTCCAGGTGCTTAGTACCCAGCATGCACTTTTGAAGTATTTCAGGTCCTTCATGGGGGGATATTTGGAGCGACGCAATCAATAGACGCTTTTAATTTTCAATTACGCTCTTTTTTTGCTGCCTCAAAAGCTTGTGTAAAAGTCTTATTCAGCTGTGCTTATGAAACATATGGTGAGAACAAGCGGTGGCCTCCCTGGAACAAAGCCGGCTAAGGAGGTATTTAAGACAGATTTGTATGCAATAGAGTAATGATTGTCTGCACACAGGGAGAATTTTAATTTGCCGGAGAATCGAAATTCACGGCCTGTGGCTCCGCACATCGTGAAACAAGACATCAAATATGTCGCTGCCGCCGGGGAGCTCGGAGCTGAAGGTGTCGGCTGCTGTCAGACATCCTTAGTCCATTTCCTGCATAAATGATCTGCTTTCCTTCTGCCCCTCTGTCTTCTCCTGCGTGTGTGTGGCTGGTCATGTGATGTCACACACTAACCTGCCCTTAGCCTTCGCTCCTGACTTTGAGGAGTCATGCTCCGAGTCAAATATTCGGGTGTATTTGATATCACAAGTGTAAACAGGATTTTAACCGTGTCAAGGCGGACTTGTAAATAATGAAAGCAAGAATGTGTGACATTTTGAGGTATTTCCATTGATTTGGAGAGCGCTTCTAAAACTATTATGGTTGGAAAAAGATttagaaataaatacatttcccacTCTGACTTATCATACTGCGTTAGACATTAATCCAAATCCCCAATCTTGTACCTGAGGAATGTATGCATCTGTTTTTGAAATCATAACTCCCAAAGGGGAATATGGGTGAATACATATATGGTAATGCTGGCCATGTATCCAGCTGGTTGAGATGTATTCAAATACATATGGCATCATTTGGCATTTTAAGGCTATTCATATATGCATGGATTGATACATTTAAGTATAATATGGAGatatgtttctactttaaatacTGAGCATCCTTTGCTGAATTATGATAAATATTTAGTGCCATCTTGAATAAGAATTGCGCAGACTTCAACTTTACGCACTGACTGATTCTCTTATCAAGTCAGCTGAGTCCAAAGAGAGGACTTCCTGTTTTGCCTTTAAAAATAAAACCCCTTCTTACAATTTGATTTAGTGTCTAATAAGAAACtgctctgtgttttctggtgcgGTGGTGGAAAACGTAATATTCATAATGATATAAAAAATGCAATATTGTGAAGAAAATGATGTTGCATTTGTTAGAGTTGCAGTTTATTTTACCCGGTGTATGCTGTTGGGTACAGGATGATTGAAAACAAATGTACTTATAGGATTCTTACTATGAATGTATATCCTCAAGGACATGGTTAAATACACTTACTAAGTGGCTTTGGaaacaaattaaatgtaatatagtgtccagtggtgtaaagtaactatagATTTACTCCAGTACCGGACTTAAGTACAATTCTGAGGTACATAATATGTACCTTAGAATTGTACTTAATTGGccgatttcagaataatatatattatatttactacatataatatattagtctgaaatgggccaatctgcataatgagtacttttacttttggtactttaagtatattttgatgccaatactattgtacttttacttgagtaacattttgaatgcaggactaaGAGTATTCcacttactcaagtacaagatctgagtacccaTTATTTAACATCGGCTCGTCGTTCTTTCATATTCTTAAATCCTCCTAACCTATTGTTTTAATCTGAAGGGCTTATTCTCCATCTTCCGGTTTCATCTTGGGCATCTTCCCCAGCTGGCTGCAGCTCTCCATCCAGCCGCTGCCCAGAGGCGTGAAGCCATCATCGCAACATCTGGACACTTGATTAACTTCCACTCATTTCCTCCCGAAAGCCTCCTCCTCCGTCACCATTCCTGTCCAGAGGGGCTCCGCGGGCTTCCTGTCGACCCTCCGTCCCCGGAGAAAGTGGACGGTGGTCCTGCTGGTGATCGTCGCGATGGTCCTGATCGCTCTGGCCGTGGCCGTCCCGTTACTTCTGCTCCGCGCGCCGGACACCTCTGCGTACCACTACGAGATGATGGGCACCTGTCGGATGGTGTGCGACCCGTACACTCCCAAACCTGGCGCCACCACCATGGAGGTGATCCAAAACGGTGTCGCTCCGCAGCCCCCCATGGCGCAGGGGAGCCGAGGGGAACCGGGGAGAACGGGGAAAACGGGAGCGAGGGGCACACCGGGAGCACCAGGACCCCCGGGTCCGAGGGGCCCCCCAGGGGAAAGAGGAGTCAGGAAAGTCGCCGCGGTGACCGGAGCTGGCGGTTCTGATAACGCAGAGTTGGAAAGTGTGAACTCCACGTCCAGCGGATTCAAGATCGCTTTCTACGTGGGTCTGAAGAACCCACACGAGGGCTACGAGGTATTAAAGTTTGACGACGTGATTACAAACTTGGGGAACCGGTACGACGCGAGCACCGGGAAGTTCACCTGCCATGTGTCCGGGATCTATTTCTTCACCTACCATGTGCTGATGCGCGGAGGAGACGGGACCAGCATGTGGGCCGACCTGTGCAAAAACGGACAGGTAACTAGAGAGCATGAGCAACAAGACGATAAGGAACTAGCAGATTGTTATcttatcttttttaaatgaagaTTATTACATTTAAAGCAGCTTAATCGAGTCATAAAATGTGCATTTTACGcacaaaatgttcattttaggcACACAATTAGTATATTATTAGTATATTACTATATGTTATTCTTGTCTGCACTTATTGTATAACTGCACGACTCACTCCTGGGTAACATCTGGGATATTTCTGTTGTTGTGAGTTTGGATGATTGTGAGTGTTTCCTCCCAGATGTTAACAGCAGCTGGATCAGGAGTTACAAACAAGTCTTAATATAATCAGTAGTATTCATTGAGGATAAGCATCTGGCTCAAATATTATTAGGGTTGCCCCCTTCTATTGACAAATCAGTCGTGTTGGTGCTGGTACTATGATTTCTCAAGTTGATTGTCTATCAAAAGAGATATTTGAATATTAGTTAGAGTCCTCTGAGCATCTAGAAAGAGCCATGTCTGTGCCAGTAGTGAGGGTCCTCAAGGAAACAAGTAAAAAAGGACCGTTGTTCCAAAATGCATATAAACGTGGAAAGTTTCTAAATAAATCCAATGAACTTACATTGTTTGATTTACCATCAAATATTTGAGACATGGAGGGGTACAATGTGTGACTAATCTTAATGTGTATCTTTAATTGTTGTGTTGTGATTGTGGTAGTCTTGCCTGTGGTTGTGTGACGTCATGTTGTTTTGTTGGTTGTGTTCTTGCTGCTGTGTGTTGGTCGTACCATATGTtaggacccccttgaaaacgagacgGGTTATTCCTAAATGAATACATCTCCTTTAATTAACCACTGCTCATTACAGGAAGTGTTGTCCTCTGTTCCCCAGGTCAGAGCCAGCGCCATCGCCCAGGACGCAGACCAGAACTACGACTACGCCAGCAACAGCGCCGTGCTGCACCTGGACTCTGGAGACGAGATCTACGTCAAGCTGGACGGAGGCAAAGCTCACGGGGGGAACAACAACAAGTACAGCACCTTCTCCGGCTTCATCTTATACCCCGACTAAACACCGGCGGCACAGCACGGACAGTAGCACTGAGAACTGTTTTAAGTATATGGTCCAATGTGTTTCTCTACATGGGATTGTCTGTACGTTCTGTTCTGCGACCTTTTGTACGTGTGTTTCATTTCAGTTCAGCTGTCGGCAGAGTTTCTATCAGACCTAAAGTGACCCATACTTGCTCTGAGCGGGGAAGCCATCAGAAGTTCCTTTGACACATTTCAACAACGCTTAAGGGAACAGGCCACACCAGCTGCTCACTCAGTGTATTAATGGCGTCTCCTATTTCAGGCTCAGACGGCAAAATACATCTATTGAAATGTAGAGAAAAATCTTTTTGACAGCATTTCTTCAAAGAGAAATGTTATGTCAAATCATTTGACCAGAATCACCACGATAAGTCCATTCTTCGGTGGGGGAAATACATGGGTATCTTtcaaaaatgttcaaatgtaCTTTGTAGTGACAGACATTTACGTTGTTGACCTTTAGCGGAACAGAGCTAACGAATGCAAACTAAAGGAAGCTAGCCAATTAGCTGTGCACTAATTGAACCTGCTGTGATGAAGTATAAACAGTTTAACATAAGAGACGTGGTCAGGATCAAATCCAACCAGAAGGAATGCTTATCTACTGGTAATCGGGGATAAatatagtacttcaaaactaGTTGTCTCTTGTTTAAAAAACCTGCAAATAAGTGAGGATTTTTGGAGGAAAAGGCGATTAGCAAAGTAAATGCAGGAGAACATGGTAACCAGTAGGATAGCATATTAGCTAAAGTGTTTCACCAAGTAATCAAGATCCTACCACCAAATATGTGTGTTGAAATGCCGCTACTTGGTGTGACCGGGCCTTTTACTAAGTGCATCACATCTGATTTACTACCGTATGGTAACTCAACTTACAGCCACATGAATTTCCTTcattcttatttatttgttgcTCTAATGTAAGCATATCATCAGCCATCATTCCATATCCTTCTTGCAATGTTTCATGCACTTCAATTGGATAAGCTGTTTTAAAAGAAGTTGTGTGAGTGGTTCACTGGAACACACTTTAAAATGCATTCAAGAAGCAAAGAAATGAAAATCGAGGCCAGTTTAATTTGCGAAATCGTGGTGCTTCGCGTGGTGTTTCACTAAATGTCCCAATAACCACGACACATGGAAGTCTTGCAATTGATATTGACTCGGTTATATTTTGATGTcatatatacaaataaatatgatTTGACAAAACTTGCTTTGTGTACAAATCTCTGACCTAAGGGGTGTCGTCTTGTTTAAACGCAACTTGGGGTCATGCAGTGGCAGAAGTCGTCTTTGCAGCCGTTTCCCCAGGGGTATAAAGCAGCGAGCGATCTGCCTGATGTTCGTCTCTTCGTGTTCCCTTCCCCAGGCTGCCTGTCTGCATGCGTTGCATTGCTCTGTGCACACTGTGCCCTGCTCTCTGGCTCCCAGGTGCCTCTCTGGATGGCCTTTGCTCCACTGTAGCTTGCAGACTCTTTTAGTCACCGACACCATTCTGCGCACTGCAAATCTCTTTCTTAATGTATTATGTCATTctgtttattgtcatttcaaagTGTTGCAAATGCGAATCAacaaatatttagattttttaaGCGATAAATAGATAATTTATCTgcaattgctttaaaaaaagataataaCGATGCCTTTCTTTGTGTTTTGGGGCAGAATAGTTATCAGCCTTGGCTCAGAAACAATTCTTTTCGATATTTCGTGGACTAAATAACAACGAAATGAATCAAGAAAACCACGACCAGACTTATGGCTAAGGGAAATAACAGTAAGTTGTGGCACCATGGCTAAAGCATTACGTGGAGAGGTTGTGTAAGATTCAATTTAATAATGTGGAAACCTTTTAAACCTCTCTCAGCTATAACCGTTATCTTCTGTCACTTTAACGCTTTTATTCTGAAGGACTGCGAGGTGGCTCAGAGGCAAAGCAGGCCAGGCTGTACGCTGACAGTGAGACGAAACGTAAAGGATATTCTTTATGCGTCTCTTCAGATCTGCTAAGACATAAGACGGCGTCTGGAAGCTGCTGGCTGCCGGCTCCAGTGTTTCACTTCTGATTAACTTGTTTTAAGATTTGCAAATGCTGCACCAAATATGGCCGTAAGCCTTCATTAAGATGATGGCTGCTTTGTGTACGCTTCATTCTTTATTTCCATCCCTCCCCCTCAAGAACACACACTAAACAGCTGTTTACACACCAGCACTGTCGATTTAAATGGAAATTGTGGAAAACAAATATTAGCATGTCTGGTTAGATAAACATCTATTAAGGTGTTGGCTTGTTTCCTGCTCTCTCCTCCTCAGAGGCACCGAGTTAATCTGAGCTGCTCCGAGAAAACCAAATCACGTTTGGACCCGTTGTTTTTTGACGAAAAGGGTACGTGTGCAAAAGACAGAAAGCGTGAACACTAGATTAATCATTTGGTTTTGCTTTGGTTTCTCTCATCTCTATAATGTGTGGACATTTCAAAGCTATCATGACGACAATGTGACACTTAGGATAGCGTAGATGTAGCCATCTATTAGCATTTGATTTGGACACGTAACATAAGGTTTAATTATGTCTTATGGCAATTAGAACATTGTTTAATAAACTGAGTGATTTGAATAGCATGTTTACGACTAGGAGAAAATGTTAAAAACCCAGGAAGTGATGAAGAAAAGTGTCTGTAGGTTTAGACATGTGAGCTGCAGCGAGGATGCTTCTGTGCAGAGGCCTTTAGACTACTCAGAGATCAAAGCCCTGACTGCAGACACATTTAGGATGAAAAGTGGAGCTGCTGACACCAACTGAGACAtcaacagtgtgtgtgtcaccggctcacacgcaaacacacacacacacacacacacacacacacacacacacacacacacacacacacacacacacttaaggaCACGATAGATGATCATGCATCCCCCTCGTCTGGGTGACAGTGAGGTATTGCTGACTGACAGACGGAGTAGTGAAATTCTCTGATGGATGAGATAagtgggacacacacacacacacacacacacacacacacacacacacacacacacacacacacacacacacacacacacac is from Pseudochaenichthys georgianus chromosome 2, fPseGeo1.2, whole genome shotgun sequence and encodes:
- the c1ql2 gene encoding complement C1q-like protein 2; the encoded protein is MVLIALAVAVPLLLLRAPDTSAYHYEMMGTCRMVCDPYTPKPGATTMEVIQNGVAPQPPMAQGSRGEPGRTGKTGARGTPGAPGPPGPRGPPGERGVRKVAAVTGAGGSDNAELESVNSTSSGFKIAFYVGLKNPHEGYEVLKFDDVITNLGNRYDASTGKFTCHVSGIYFFTYHVLMRGGDGTSMWADLCKNGQVRASAIAQDADQNYDYASNSAVLHLDSGDEIYVKLDGGKAHGGNNNKYSTFSGFILYPD